In Caballeronia insecticola, one DNA window encodes the following:
- a CDS encoding ANTAR domain-containing response regulator has protein sequence MLRVLLVTDTAKPIGDLREQLARMGYDMLAEVAAPSALHAAVESQKPDVVIIDTESPSRDTLEQLAVMNKAAPRPVLMFSTDADQQFIRAAVGAGVTAYSVEGLAPARLAPIIEVALARFAHEEQLRQRLAKVEDELEQRKVIDRAKRLLMDKRGMSENDAYAALRKRAMDQGVKVAEIARQLLSMADLLR, from the coding sequence ATGCTGCGCGTCCTGCTCGTCACCGACACCGCCAAGCCCATCGGCGACCTGCGCGAGCAGCTCGCGCGCATGGGCTACGACATGCTCGCCGAGGTGGCCGCGCCGTCGGCGCTGCATGCGGCCGTCGAGAGCCAGAAGCCCGATGTCGTCATCATCGATACCGAGTCGCCTTCGCGCGATACGCTCGAACAGCTCGCCGTGATGAACAAGGCCGCGCCGCGTCCCGTGCTGATGTTCAGCACCGACGCCGATCAGCAATTCATCCGCGCGGCGGTCGGCGCGGGCGTGACGGCGTATTCCGTCGAAGGGCTCGCGCCCGCGCGGCTCGCACCGATCATCGAAGTCGCGCTCGCGCGTTTCGCGCACGAGGAACAGTTGCGCCAGCGCCTCGCCAAAGTGGAAGACGAGCTGGAACAGCGCAAGGTCATCGACCGCGCGAAACGCCTCCTGATGGACAAGCGCGGCATGTCCGAAAACGACGCCTACGCGGCGCTGCGCAAACGCGCAATGGATCAGGGCGTCAAGGTCGCGGAAATCGCGCGCCAGCTTCTCTCCATGGCCGATCTCCTGCGCTAA
- the cobA gene encoding uroporphyrinogen-III C-methyltransferase, whose protein sequence is MSTVQGKVTLLSAGPGDLDLLTLRAAKALAAADVLLVDDLANADIVTLAKHARVIRVGKRGGCKSTPQAFIQRLMQRYAKKGLHVVRVKGGDALLFGRAGEEIAALREAHIPVDIVNGVSSGFAAAAGLGISLTHRDHCQGVTFVTAHMQDHSQPDWAALAATGTTLAIYMGMSRIASLTAALLDALPANTPAAVVQNAGSHEERRLVTTLDRLADEALAAGLGSPAVILIGGAIGEAAEFAARTDDTRSLAHAA, encoded by the coding sequence ATGAGCACCGTACAAGGCAAAGTCACCCTACTCTCCGCAGGTCCCGGCGATCTGGACTTGCTGACCCTGCGCGCCGCGAAGGCGCTCGCCGCCGCCGACGTCCTCCTCGTCGACGATCTCGCCAACGCCGACATCGTCACGCTGGCTAAGCATGCGCGCGTGATCCGCGTCGGCAAGCGCGGCGGCTGCAAATCCACGCCGCAGGCGTTCATCCAGCGCCTGATGCAGCGTTACGCGAAGAAGGGGCTGCACGTGGTGCGCGTCAAGGGCGGCGACGCCTTGCTGTTCGGCCGCGCGGGCGAAGAGATCGCGGCTTTGCGTGAAGCACATATTCCGGTCGATATCGTGAACGGGGTGTCGTCGGGATTCGCGGCGGCGGCGGGACTCGGCATCTCGCTCACGCATCGCGATCATTGTCAGGGCGTGACCTTCGTCACCGCGCACATGCAGGATCACAGCCAGCCGGATTGGGCCGCGCTCGCCGCCACCGGCACCACGCTCGCGATCTATATGGGCATGAGCCGCATCGCGAGCCTCACGGCGGCGTTGCTCGACGCGTTGCCCGCGAACACGCCCGCCGCCGTCGTGCAGAACGCGGGATCGCACGAGGAACGCCGTCTCGTTACGACACTCGATCGTCTCGCGGACGAAGCGCTCGCCGCCGGTCTCGGAAGTCCTGCGGTGATTCTCATCGGCGGGGCGATCGGCGAAGCGGCCGAATTCGCCGCGCGCACGGACGATACGCGGAGCCTCGCGCATGCGGCGTGA
- a CDS encoding MFS transporter — translation MDKATRIDLFSMRTAPMRAFHLTWMAFFVCFFAWFACAPLMPLIKREYGLSADQVANINIAAVAVTILVRLVVGPMCDRFGPRKVYSVLLLAGAVPVLGAALSTGYDSFLWCRLAIGAIGASFVITQYHTSVMFAPNVVGTANATTAGWGNAGAGAAQAIVPLLVAAAIALGAGAASAWRIALIVPGIAMPVMAYFYWRYTQDCPQGDFSTLRRAGIAIDGGKKGGWQSFLAACSNYRVWMLFVTYGACFGVEVFIHNMAAVYYVDRFQFTLAQAGMAAGSFGLLALFARALGGWLSDKAAARRGLDIRATLLFALIAGEGIGLYAFAHAPSAALAVISMLAFGLFTHMACGATYALVPFIDRKALGGVAGVIGAGGNVGAVAAGFLMKGLGSAQATLSMLGVIVAGTALCALAVRFSPEHKAREAALRESALAVNSGIAN, via the coding sequence ATGGACAAAGCCACCCGGATCGATCTTTTCAGCATGCGCACGGCGCCGATGCGCGCCTTCCATCTCACGTGGATGGCGTTCTTCGTGTGCTTCTTCGCGTGGTTCGCCTGCGCGCCGCTGATGCCGCTCATCAAGCGCGAATACGGACTTAGCGCGGATCAGGTCGCCAACATCAACATCGCGGCCGTGGCGGTGACGATTCTCGTGCGCCTCGTCGTCGGTCCGATGTGCGACCGCTTCGGCCCGCGCAAGGTGTATAGCGTGCTGCTGCTCGCGGGCGCGGTGCCCGTGCTCGGTGCGGCACTTTCCACGGGCTACGACAGCTTTCTGTGGTGCCGTCTCGCGATCGGTGCGATCGGCGCGAGCTTCGTCATCACGCAGTACCACACGTCGGTGATGTTCGCGCCGAACGTCGTCGGCACCGCGAACGCGACGACCGCTGGCTGGGGCAACGCGGGTGCGGGCGCGGCGCAGGCGATCGTGCCGCTGCTCGTCGCGGCGGCGATCGCACTCGGCGCGGGCGCTGCATCGGCATGGCGCATCGCGCTGATCGTGCCGGGCATCGCGATGCCGGTGATGGCGTACTTCTACTGGCGCTATACGCAGGACTGCCCGCAAGGCGATTTCTCGACGCTACGCCGCGCGGGCATCGCGATCGACGGCGGCAAGAAAGGCGGATGGCAGAGCTTCCTCGCCGCGTGCTCGAACTATCGCGTGTGGATGCTCTTCGTGACCTACGGCGCGTGCTTCGGCGTGGAAGTGTTCATCCACAATATGGCGGCGGTGTATTACGTCGATCGCTTTCAGTTCACGCTCGCTCAGGCAGGCATGGCGGCGGGCAGCTTCGGCCTGCTGGCGCTGTTCGCGCGCGCACTCGGCGGCTGGCTCTCGGACAAGGCGGCCGCCCGCCGCGGCCTCGACATTCGCGCGACCTTGTTGTTCGCGCTGATCGCGGGCGAAGGCATCGGTCTGTATGCGTTCGCGCATGCGCCGAGCGCCGCGCTCGCCGTCATCTCGATGCTCGCATTCGGCCTCTTCACGCACATGGCGTGCGGCGCGACCTACGCGCTGGTTCCGTTCATCGATCGAAAGGCGCTCGGCGGCGTGGCGGGCGTGATCGGCGCGGGCGGCAATGTCGGCGCCGTCGCGGCGGGCTTCCTGATGAAAGGCTTAGGCAGCGCGCAAGCAACGTTGTCGATGCTCGGCGTGATCGTCGCGGGCACCGCGCTCTGCGCGCTCGCCGTGCGCTTCTCGCCGGAACACAAAGCGCGCGAAGCCGCGTTGCGCGAAAGCGCACTGGCCGTCAACAGCGGCATCGCCAACTAA
- the nirB gene encoding nitrite reductase large subunit NirB, which produces MKIVVIGHGMVGHKFLECLAESGHDALDVTVLCEEPRAAYDRVHLTEFFSGKSADDLSLVQEGFFEQSGYVLKLNARAVAIDRAARTVTASNGDVLAYDKLVLATGSYPFVPPVEGRDRDGCFVYRTIEDLEAMQACGARSKTGTVVGGGLLGLEAAKALRDMGLETHVVEFAPRLMAVQVDEGGGRMLRGKIEELGVTVHTGKNTLAIVDGADAANRMNFADDTHLDTDMIVFSAGIRPRDDIARAAGLEIGARGGIMIDDACRTSDADIYAIGECALWQGQLFGLVAPGYDMARIVAKQIAGIEAAFAGADMSTKLKLMGVDVASIGDAHGKTPGSRTYQYSDERKQVYKKLVVSDCGKFLHGAVMIGDASEYGTLLQMMLNKIELPDAPEFLILPSSDGRAKPALGVEALPDAAQICSCNNVSKAEICAAVCAGATSIGAIKSSCKAGATCGGCVPLVTQVMKSEMKRQGMAVNNHLCEHFAYSRQELYHIARVEGHRTFASMLAKHGKGRGCDICKPVVASILASCWNEFVLKTEHASLQDSNDYYLANIQRDGTYSVVPRMPGGEVTPDGLIAVGQVAKKYGLYTKITGGQRVDMFGARVEQLPFIWEELIAAGFESGHAYGKALRTVKSCVGSTWCRYGVGDSVGLAIELENRYKGLRTPHKIKFGVSGCTRECAEAQGKDIGVIATEKGWNLYVCGNGGMKPRHAELLASDLDHATLVRYIDRFLMFYVRTADRLQRTSVWRDNLEGGLDYLIDVVINDKLDIAAELESEMQLVVDTYEDEWKKAVTDPQTRKRFRHFVNSDEGDANVTFVEERGQIRPATPEERKLKLAGIPVVIETV; this is translated from the coding sequence ATGAAAATCGTCGTCATCGGCCACGGCATGGTCGGCCACAAGTTCCTCGAATGTCTCGCCGAGAGCGGCCACGACGCACTCGACGTGACCGTGCTCTGCGAAGAACCGCGCGCGGCCTACGATCGCGTGCATCTGACCGAGTTCTTTTCGGGCAAGTCGGCGGACGATCTCTCGCTCGTCCAGGAAGGCTTCTTCGAGCAGTCGGGCTATGTGCTCAAGCTCAATGCACGCGCGGTTGCGATCGATCGTGCGGCGCGCACCGTCACGGCATCAAACGGCGACGTGCTCGCTTACGACAAACTCGTGCTCGCGACCGGTTCGTATCCGTTCGTGCCGCCGGTCGAAGGACGCGATCGCGATGGCTGCTTCGTGTATCGCACGATCGAGGATCTCGAAGCGATGCAGGCATGCGGCGCGCGCTCGAAGACGGGCACGGTGGTCGGCGGCGGCTTGCTCGGTCTCGAAGCGGCAAAGGCGTTGCGCGACATGGGGCTTGAGACGCACGTGGTCGAATTCGCGCCGCGCCTGATGGCGGTGCAAGTCGATGAAGGCGGCGGCCGCATGCTGCGCGGCAAGATCGAAGAACTCGGCGTGACTGTGCATACCGGCAAGAACACGCTTGCGATCGTGGACGGTGCGGATGCGGCGAACCGCATGAACTTCGCCGACGACACGCATCTCGACACCGACATGATCGTGTTTTCCGCAGGCATCCGTCCGCGCGACGACATCGCGCGTGCAGCGGGTCTCGAGATCGGCGCACGCGGCGGCATCATGATCGACGACGCTTGCCGCACGAGCGATGCCGATATCTATGCGATCGGCGAATGCGCGCTGTGGCAAGGCCAGTTGTTCGGTCTTGTTGCGCCGGGTTATGACATGGCGCGCATCGTCGCGAAACAGATCGCCGGTATCGAAGCCGCGTTCGCGGGCGCGGACATGAGCACCAAGCTCAAGCTGATGGGCGTGGACGTGGCGAGTATCGGCGATGCGCACGGCAAGACGCCGGGCAGCCGCACGTATCAATACAGCGACGAGCGCAAGCAGGTCTACAAGAAGCTTGTCGTATCCGATTGCGGCAAGTTTCTGCACGGCGCGGTGATGATCGGCGATGCGAGCGAATACGGCACGCTGTTGCAGATGATGCTCAACAAGATCGAGTTGCCCGACGCGCCCGAATTCCTGATCCTGCCTTCGAGCGATGGCCGGGCGAAGCCCGCACTCGGCGTCGAAGCGTTGCCCGATGCCGCGCAGATCTGCTCGTGCAACAACGTGAGCAAGGCCGAAATCTGCGCGGCGGTGTGCGCAGGCGCAACGAGCATCGGCGCGATCAAGTCATCGTGCAAGGCGGGCGCGACGTGCGGCGGCTGCGTGCCGCTCGTGACACAAGTCATGAAGTCGGAGATGAAGCGGCAGGGCATGGCCGTCAACAATCATCTCTGCGAGCACTTCGCTTATTCGCGTCAGGAGCTGTATCACATCGCGCGCGTAGAAGGGCACCGCACGTTTGCATCGATGCTCGCGAAGCACGGCAAGGGACGCGGCTGCGATATCTGCAAGCCTGTCGTCGCGAGCATTCTCGCTTCGTGCTGGAACGAGTTCGTGCTGAAGACGGAGCACGCGAGCCTGCAGGATTCGAACGACTACTACCTCGCCAACATTCAGCGCGACGGCACGTATTCCGTCGTGCCGCGCATGCCGGGCGGCGAAGTGACGCCCGATGGTCTGATCGCCGTTGGTCAGGTCGCGAAGAAGTACGGCCTCTATACGAAGATCACAGGCGGGCAACGCGTCGATATGTTCGGTGCGCGCGTCGAGCAGTTGCCGTTCATCTGGGAAGAGTTGATCGCCGCGGGCTTCGAGTCGGGCCATGCCTATGGCAAGGCGTTGCGCACGGTGAAGTCGTGCGTCGGTTCGACGTGGTGCCGCTATGGCGTCGGCGATTCGGTCGGCCTCGCGATCGAGCTTGAGAACCGCTACAAGGGTCTGCGCACACCGCACAAGATCAAGTTCGGCGTGTCGGGCTGCACGCGCGAATGCGCCGAAGCGCAAGGCAAGGACATCGGCGTGATCGCGACTGAAAAGGGCTGGAATCTCTATGTCTGCGGCAACGGCGGCATGAAGCCGCGTCATGCGGAATTGCTCGCGTCGGATCTCGATCACGCAACGCTCGTGCGTTATATCGATCGCTTCCTGATGTTCTACGTGCGGACGGCCGACCGTCTGCAACGCACGAGCGTCTGGCGCGACAACCTCGAAGGCGGTCTCGATTATCTGATCGATGTGGTGATCAACGACAAGCTCGACATTGCCGCCGAACTCGAATCGGAGATGCAGCTCGTGGTCGATACCTACGAAGACGAATGGAAGAAGGCCGTCACCGATCCGCAAACGCGCAAGCGCTTCCGCCACTTCGTGAACAGCGACGAGGGCGATGCGAACGTGACATTCGTCGAGGAGCGCGGCCAGATTCGTCCCGCGACGCCTGAAGAGCGCAAGTTGAAGCTCGCCGGGATTCCTGTTGTCATCGAAACCGTCTGA
- the nirD gene encoding nitrite reductase small subunit NirD: MNDRIEQDWTAVCELDDIVPDTGVCALVKGTQVAVFHLAGDDEASVYAIDNYDPHSQAAVLSRGIVGSLGERVVVASPIYKQHFDLRTGECLEAPELSVSAYRVKVAGGKVWIAA; encoded by the coding sequence ATGAACGACCGCATCGAACAGGACTGGACCGCCGTTTGCGAACTCGACGACATCGTGCCGGATACCGGCGTCTGCGCGCTCGTGAAGGGCACGCAGGTCGCGGTGTTCCATCTCGCCGGCGACGACGAAGCGAGCGTCTATGCAATCGACAACTACGATCCGCATTCGCAAGCAGCGGTGCTTTCGCGGGGCATCGTCGGCAGTCTCGGCGAGCGTGTCGTGGTTGCATCGCCTATCTACAAGCAGCACTTCGACTTGCGCACCGGCGAATGCCTCGAAGCGCCCGAGCTTTCCGTCAGCGCCTATCGCGTGAAAGTGGCGGGCGGCAAGGTGTGGATCGCCGCATGA
- a CDS encoding NAD(P)/FAD-dependent oxidoreductase — protein MKTEYAVAGLASLNEAKARQRLVVIGNGMAGMRTVEELLKIAPELYDITVFGAEPYGNYNRILLSPVLAGEKSVDDIILNTRDWYDANGITLHAGDAVTAIDRAKRIVRSQKGVEVRYDRLLIATGSKPFIIPVPGCDLPGVIAFRDIQDVEIMLDAARDHRHAVIIGGGLLGLEAANGLQRQGMSVTVVHASESLMDRQLDASASALLKRSLEAIGLRFAMAAQTSAIIGDDRVRAVRFADGTQIDADLVVMTAGVRPNIALAQASGLHCERAIVVDDTLQTFDPRVYAVGECVQHRSATFGLVAPIWDQARVAGAHLAGAGHRRYVQRATATKLKVTGVDLYSAGDFIGDDDSEDLVLRDPRRGVYKRLVLQAGRVIGAVLYGDVKDGGWYFDLIQNRTDVAHLRNRLLFGRALCEANGSA, from the coding sequence ATGAAAACCGAATATGCGGTTGCGGGTCTCGCCTCGCTGAATGAAGCGAAAGCGCGTCAGCGTCTGGTCGTCATCGGCAACGGCATGGCGGGCATGCGCACGGTCGAGGAACTGCTGAAGATCGCGCCCGAGCTTTACGACATTACCGTGTTCGGCGCGGAGCCGTACGGCAACTACAACCGTATCCTGCTCTCGCCGGTGCTCGCGGGAGAGAAGAGCGTCGACGACATCATTCTCAACACGCGCGATTGGTACGACGCCAACGGCATCACGCTGCATGCGGGCGATGCCGTGACTGCGATCGATCGCGCGAAGCGTATCGTGCGCTCGCAAAAGGGCGTCGAGGTGCGCTATGACCGTCTGTTGATCGCGACCGGCTCGAAGCCGTTCATCATTCCGGTGCCGGGTTGCGATCTTCCCGGCGTGATCGCGTTTCGCGACATCCAGGACGTCGAGATCATGCTCGATGCCGCACGCGATCATCGTCATGCGGTGATCATCGGCGGCGGACTGCTTGGGCTGGAGGCGGCCAACGGCTTGCAGCGGCAGGGCATGTCGGTGACGGTGGTGCATGCGAGCGAAAGCCTGATGGATCGTCAACTCGATGCCAGCGCGTCGGCTTTGCTCAAGCGTTCGCTCGAAGCGATTGGTCTTCGTTTTGCGATGGCCGCGCAGACGAGCGCGATCATCGGCGACGACCGCGTGCGTGCGGTGCGCTTCGCCGATGGCACGCAGATCGACGCGGACCTCGTCGTGATGACGGCGGGCGTGCGGCCGAACATCGCGCTGGCTCAGGCGTCGGGTTTGCATTGCGAGCGCGCGATCGTCGTCGACGACACGCTGCAGACCTTCGATCCGCGCGTCTATGCGGTGGGCGAATGCGTGCAGCATCGTTCGGCGACATTCGGTCTTGTCGCGCCGATCTGGGATCAGGCGCGCGTGGCGGGCGCGCATCTCGCGGGCGCGGGGCATCGCCGCTACGTGCAGCGCGCGACCGCGACCAAGCTCAAGGTAACGGGCGTGGACCTCTATTCCGCAGGCGATTTCATCGGCGATGACGACAGCGAGGACCTCGTGCTGCGCGATCCTCGCCGCGGCGTCTACAAGCGTCTCGTGCTGCAAGCGGGCCGCGTGATCGGCGCGGTGCTTTACGGCGACGTGAAGGACGGCGGCTGGTACTTCGACCTTATCCAGAACCGCACCGACGTCGCGCATCTGCGCAACAGGCTTCTCTTCGGCCGCGCGCTGTGCGAAGCGAACGGATCAGCATGA
- a CDS encoding nitrate reductase, giving the protein MPIIPIQSATVKTTCPYCGVGCGVDATPASATEVTIAGDETHPSNFGRLCVKGSALGETVGLEGRLLAPKLRDRNTGLLTDVSWDDAVGTVASGFARIIAQHGPDAVAFYVSGQLLTEDYYVANKLMKGYIGSANIDTNSRLCMSSSVAGHKRAFGEDLVPMNYEDLELADLVVLVGSNTAWCHPILFQRIVKMKEKRPEMKIVVIDPRYTATCEMADLHLPLKPGTDVRLFNGLLAFLAEHGATDAAFVDAHTHGFDAALAAAGPADLAQTAKDCKIDQHDLMAFYRLFARTERVVTVYSQGVNQSSAGTDKVNAIINCHLLTGRIGKPGMGPFSFTGQPNAMGGREVGGLANTLAAHLEFGDPLHGEIVQTFWNSPAIAQRAGLKAVELFDAIESGRVKAVWIMGTNPVVSLPDSDRLKRALDMCELVVSSDIIEKTDTNAFADVLLPALGWGEKDGTVTNSERRISRQRAFIPAPGKARADWRIICDVARRMGFDGFSFAGPQEIFDEHARLSAYRNDAATGVHRAFNVSGLIGMDRARYDALQPVQWPLFAPDGQGVVRLFEDRRFSHADGRARFIATAPRAPKNAPDEDYPLVLNTGRVRDQWHTMTRTGRSAKLAGHIGESFIDMHPQDALACGVREGELARVASRWGSMVARVQHGGGMPRGSVFVPIHWNDQVASDARVGAVVNPVVDPVSGEPEFKHTPVSIEKFHVTWHGFSLSRSAPDLDMVTHWTRVHGARFVRYEMAGRNRFDASNGDHRDWARTLFRIDDQHADWIEYEDKSAGVYRAAHVIDDRIESCVFISERPDLPARAWLASLFEKDRLDEEDRISLLLGQPMGKGEDTGPTVCSCFGVGRNTICNAIRDKGLKNAAEITSCLKAGGNCGSCVPELKKLIVETEMARLSTV; this is encoded by the coding sequence ATGCCCATCATCCCGATTCAATCTGCAACGGTTAAGACAACGTGCCCGTATTGCGGCGTCGGCTGCGGCGTGGACGCGACGCCTGCGAGCGCGACCGAAGTCACGATCGCGGGCGACGAGACGCATCCGTCGAATTTCGGGCGTCTGTGCGTGAAGGGCTCGGCGCTCGGTGAAACGGTGGGACTCGAAGGACGCCTGCTTGCGCCGAAACTGCGCGACAGAAATACGGGCTTGCTCACCGACGTTTCATGGGACGACGCCGTAGGCACGGTCGCGAGCGGCTTCGCGCGCATCATCGCGCAACATGGACCGGATGCGGTCGCGTTCTACGTGTCGGGGCAACTGCTCACCGAGGACTATTACGTCGCCAACAAGCTGATGAAGGGTTACATCGGCAGCGCGAACATCGATACGAACTCGCGGCTGTGCATGTCGTCGTCCGTGGCGGGGCACAAGCGTGCGTTCGGCGAAGACCTCGTGCCGATGAACTATGAAGACCTCGAACTCGCGGACCTGGTCGTGCTTGTTGGCTCGAACACCGCGTGGTGTCATCCGATTCTCTTTCAACGCATCGTCAAGATGAAGGAGAAGCGGCCGGAGATGAAGATCGTCGTGATCGATCCGCGCTATACCGCGACGTGCGAAATGGCCGATCTGCATTTGCCGCTCAAGCCGGGCACCGACGTGCGGCTGTTTAACGGCCTGCTCGCGTTCCTCGCCGAACACGGCGCAACCGATGCCGCTTTCGTCGATGCACACACACATGGCTTCGACGCCGCGCTCGCCGCCGCCGGTCCCGCGGACCTCGCGCAGACGGCGAAAGACTGCAAGATCGATCAACATGACCTCATGGCGTTTTATCGTCTGTTCGCGCGCACCGAGCGTGTCGTGACGGTGTACTCGCAAGGCGTGAATCAATCGAGCGCGGGCACGGACAAGGTCAACGCCATCATCAATTGCCATCTGCTGACAGGGCGCATCGGCAAGCCGGGCATGGGGCCGTTCTCGTTCACCGGACAGCCGAACGCAATGGGCGGCCGCGAAGTGGGCGGCCTCGCGAATACGTTGGCGGCGCATCTGGAGTTCGGCGATCCGCTGCACGGCGAGATCGTGCAGACGTTCTGGAACTCGCCGGCTATTGCGCAACGCGCCGGGCTGAAGGCGGTCGAATTGTTCGATGCCATCGAAAGTGGCCGCGTGAAAGCCGTGTGGATCATGGGCACGAATCCGGTCGTGAGCCTGCCCGACAGCGATCGCTTGAAGCGTGCGCTCGACATGTGCGAACTGGTCGTGAGTTCGGACATCATCGAGAAGACGGACACGAACGCATTCGCCGATGTGTTGCTGCCCGCGCTCGGCTGGGGCGAGAAAGACGGCACGGTGACGAACTCGGAGCGGCGCATCTCGCGTCAACGTGCTTTCATTCCGGCGCCGGGCAAGGCGCGCGCGGACTGGCGCATCATCTGCGATGTGGCGCGGCGCATGGGATTCGATGGCTTCTCATTCGCGGGACCACAAGAGATTTTCGATGAGCACGCGCGTCTGAGCGCGTATCGCAACGATGCCGCGACGGGCGTGCATCGCGCGTTCAATGTGAGCGGTTTGATCGGCATGGACCGCGCACGCTACGATGCGTTGCAGCCCGTGCAATGGCCGCTGTTTGCGCCGGACGGACAGGGCGTTGTGCGTCTCTTCGAAGATCGCCGCTTCAGTCACGCGGACGGCCGCGCGCGCTTCATCGCAACGGCGCCGCGCGCACCGAAGAACGCGCCCGACGAAGACTATCCGCTCGTGCTCAATACGGGCCGCGTGCGCGACCAATGGCACACGATGACACGCACGGGCCGCTCCGCGAAGCTCGCGGGGCATATCGGCGAATCGTTCATCGACATGCATCCGCAGGACGCGCTCGCATGCGGCGTGCGCGAAGGCGAACTCGCGCGCGTGGCGAGCCGCTGGGGCTCGATGGTGGCGCGCGTGCAGCACGGCGGCGGCATGCCGCGCGGCAGCGTATTCGTGCCGATCCACTGGAACGATCAGGTCGCCTCCGATGCACGCGTCGGCGCAGTGGTGAACCCGGTCGTCGATCCGGTTTCAGGCGAGCCCGAATTCAAGCACACGCCCGTTTCAATCGAAAAATTTCACGTGACGTGGCATGGCTTTTCGTTGTCCCGCAGCGCGCCCGATCTCGACATGGTCACGCACTGGACGCGCGTGCACGGCGCGCGCTTCGTGCGCTATGAGATGGCGGGCCGCAATCGTTTCGATGCCTCGAATGGCGATCATCGCGACTGGGCGCGCACGCTCTTTCGTATCGACGATCAACACGCCGACTGGATCGAATACGAGGACAAGAGCGCGGGCGTGTATCGCGCGGCGCATGTGATCGATGATCGCATCGAAAGCTGCGTGTTCATTTCCGAGCGTCCCGATCTGCCCGCGCGCGCGTGGCTCGCGAGTCTCTTCGAGAAGGACCGCCTCGACGAAGAGGATCGCATAAGCCTGCTGCTCGGCCAGCCGATGGGCAAGGGCGAGGACACGGGACCTACGGTGTGTTCGTGCTTCGGCGTCGGGCGCAATACCATCTGCAATGCGATCCGCGACAAGGGCCTCAAAAACGCGGCGGAAATCACGTCGTGTCTGAAGGCGGGCGGCAACTGCGGGTCGTGCGTGCCAGAGTTGAAGAAGCTCATCGTCGAAACGGAAATGGCGCGTCTGAGCACGGTTTGA